Proteins encoded in a region of the Moritella marina ATCC 15381 genome:
- a CDS encoding ubiquinone biosynthesis accessory factor UbiJ — MSIEMLVTAGIETLLNQLLKADTNAVDKIASLKGKVLKVNIAELPKPLYFIFSSQIDVLAKYDGDADCCMDIKLSSLSRLQDSSQFTALIKEGELDMRGDPMVASKFSIILKELDIDWEEHLSRYTGDVAAHKLLQGAKSSQAWLQNNMTIARHNIAEYIIEEIRLAPGALEIANFCDEVAELELQCKQFEMRLALLSRKEDI, encoded by the coding sequence ATGTCAATCGAAATGCTTGTTACTGCTGGAATTGAAACGTTATTGAATCAATTATTAAAAGCAGATACCAATGCCGTAGATAAGATCGCGTCATTAAAAGGTAAGGTATTAAAAGTAAATATAGCTGAATTACCTAAGCCATTATATTTTATTTTCTCATCTCAGATTGATGTATTAGCCAAATATGATGGTGATGCAGATTGTTGTATGGATATAAAGTTGTCGAGCCTATCTCGCTTACAAGATAGTTCACAGTTCACTGCTTTGATTAAAGAGGGTGAATTGGATATGCGTGGCGATCCTATGGTGGCAAGCAAATTTAGCATCATTCTCAAAGAGCTAGATATTGACTGGGAAGAGCACTTATCTCGTTATACCGGTGATGTTGCTGCGCATAAATTATTACAAGGTGCAAAATCAAGCCAAGCTTGGTTGCAAAATAATATGACTATTGCACGTCATAATATTGCTGAGTATATCATTGAAGAAATACGTTTAGCTCCTGGAGCACTAGAAATTGCTAACTTCTGTGATGAAGTCGCTGAACTAGAATTACAATGCAAGCAATTTGAAATGCGTTTAGCCTTACTCTCACGTAAGGAAGATATATAG
- the ubiE gene encoding bifunctional demethylmenaquinone methyltransferase/2-methoxy-6-polyprenyl-1,4-benzoquinol methylase UbiE: MTDKSNNTTHFGYKTVESDQKVDMVASVFHSVAAKYDVMNDLMSMGIHRLWKRFTIDCSGVRQGHKVLDLAGGTGDLTAKFSRIVGDTGSVTLADINDSMLKVGRAKLRDRGIVGNVTYVQANAEELPFPDNHFDLITIAFGLRNVTDKDKALASMFRVLKPGGRLLVLEFSKPDSEALNKVYDFYSFNILPKMGELIADDGDSYQYLAESIRMHPNQDTLKGMMETVGFESVEYHNLTGGIVALHRGYKF; encoded by the coding sequence ATGACAGACAAATCAAATAACACCACGCATTTTGGTTATAAAACCGTAGAATCTGACCAAAAGGTCGATATGGTTGCGAGTGTGTTTCATTCAGTAGCAGCTAAATATGATGTAATGAATGATCTTATGTCTATGGGTATTCATCGATTATGGAAACGTTTTACGATTGATTGTAGTGGTGTAAGACAGGGCCATAAGGTATTAGACCTAGCCGGTGGTACAGGTGATTTAACGGCTAAATTTTCACGCATTGTTGGCGATACAGGTTCTGTTACGCTAGCTGATATTAATGATTCAATGCTAAAAGTTGGCCGTGCTAAATTACGTGACCGCGGTATTGTTGGTAATGTGACTTATGTACAAGCAAATGCAGAAGAACTACCTTTCCCAGATAATCACTTTGACTTGATTACGATTGCATTTGGTTTACGTAACGTGACAGATAAAGATAAGGCATTAGCGTCGATGTTCCGTGTATTAAAGCCGGGTGGACGTTTATTAGTGCTAGAATTTTCAAAACCAGATTCTGAAGCGTTGAATAAAGTTTATGATTTCTATTCATTCAATATTTTGCCTAAAATGGGTGAATTAATTGCTGATGATGGCGATAGTTACCAATACCTAGCTGAATCAATCCGTATGCACCCTAATCAAGACACATTAAAAGGCATGATGGAAACCGTTGGTTTTGAAAGTGTTGAATACCATAATTTAACAGGTGGTATTGTTGCTCTGCATCGCGGTTATAAATTCTAA